A single window of uncultured Methanospirillum sp. DNA harbors:
- a CDS encoding DUF1828 domain-containing protein, translating to MTISQFSLEFIREKISEEYEVIKKTDERYYILSPFEFDDGDGYSIILKRLRDEWILSDEGHTILEISYRLDPDLLTEGIRREIFENALKMNELKCEKGVISTKVNFDNFGQKIHSFIQGIARINSIATWAPDKNLRPFKEEVRQYLELFFPDILQERYINKQYDKDGDFPIDFAFKHDEIMIYIFAISTTHNLKEALISVLKHKGWGLRFKSLCLIRDTDIIPSKDTLRLKKEGSFLAQFPSFGKQPNPIDLLSNGENYSTISAPSII from the coding sequence ATGACAATTTCTCAATTCTCTTTGGAATTTATCCGTGAAAAAATTTCTGAGGAATATGAGGTCATAAAAAAAACCGATGAACGCTACTATATTCTCTCCCCCTTTGAGTTTGATGACGGTGACGGATATTCAATTATTTTAAAGCGCTTAAGAGATGAATGGATCCTTTCTGATGAAGGGCATACCATATTAGAAATTTCTTATCGATTAGATCCAGATCTATTAACTGAAGGTATTCGAAGAGAAATCTTTGAAAACGCTTTAAAGATGAATGAGTTAAAATGTGAAAAAGGCGTAATTTCAACAAAAGTAAATTTTGACAACTTCGGGCAAAAAATTCATTCATTTATCCAAGGAATTGCAAGAATTAATAGTATCGCTACATGGGCACCGGATAAAAATTTACGACCATTTAAGGAAGAGGTAAGGCAATATCTAGAATTATTTTTTCCCGATATTTTACAGGAGCGATATATCAACAAACAATATGATAAAGACGGGGACTTTCCGATTGATTTTGCATTTAAACATGATGAAATCATGATCTATATTTTCGCAATATCAACTACCCATAACTTAAAAGAAGCGTTAATTAGTGTATTGAAACATAAAGGATGGGGATTAAGATTTAAATCGTTATGCCTGATTCGAGATACTGATATAATACCATCAAAGGACACATTACGGTTGAAAAAAGAAGGATCGTTTTTAGCACAATTCCCATCATTTGGAAAACAACCTAATCCTATTGATCTTTTATCAAATGGGGAAAATTATTCAACAATCTCGGCTCCTTCGATCATTTAA